Proteins from a genomic interval of Lolium perenne isolate Kyuss_39 chromosome 1, Kyuss_2.0, whole genome shotgun sequence:
- the LOC139833367 gene encoding uncharacterized protein, whose product MSRFFSAWHRNLRILLIPEKLSHVLTVALPNAPAASATTEEKTAYQQKADEYSLIQSGMLYAMEPDLQKRFESMPTNEIIADLQTVFAPQARAEAYEASEAFFTAKMEEHSSLSEHVVKMSGCVQRLEALDLKIPPTLAVDRVL is encoded by the coding sequence ATGTCGAGGTTCTTCTCTGCTTGGCACCGCAACTTGAGGATCCTCCTCATTCCTGAGAAGCTATCGCATGTGCTAACTGTAGCACTTCCGAATGCTCCCGCCGCTAGTGCGACTACCGAGGAGAAGACTGCTTACCAGCAAAAGGCCGATGAGTACTCTCTCATCCAAAGTGGCATGCTTTATGCCATGGAGCCCGACCTCCAGAAGCGGTTCGAGAGCATGCCGACTAATGAGATTATCGCCGACCTGCAAACCGTCTTCGCTCCCCAGGCTAGAGCCGAAGCGTATGAGGCTTCTGAAGCCTTCTTCACGGCTAAGATGGAGGAGCACAGCAGCTTGAGTGAGCACGTGGTCAAGATGTCTGGCTGCGTTCAACGCCTGGAGGCTCTGGACCTCAAGATTCCACCCACCCTGGCTGTTGATAGGGTGCTGTAG